Proteins encoded within one genomic window of Streptomyces profundus:
- a CDS encoding carbon-nitrogen hydrolase family protein, whose product MRIALSQLASGVRPAENLRLVAEQTGLAAARGADLVVFPEATMARFGVPLAPVAEPLDGPWANAVREIAERAGVLLVAGMFTPGDQGRVRNTLLITGRGVDTHYDKLHLFDAFDFAESTTVAPGDRLVTASLDGLTLGFATCYDVRFPELFQRLAGRGARVMVLPASWGAGQGKAEQWEVLVRARALDSTSWVLAVGQADPASVGEPPATSAPTGIGHSMVVSPLGEVVARLDGAPGLLVADLDEAATDAARAVLPVLRNRRTDLG is encoded by the coding sequence ATGCGGATCGCGCTCAGCCAACTGGCCAGTGGAGTCCGGCCGGCGGAGAACCTGCGCCTGGTCGCCGAACAGACCGGGCTCGCCGCGGCGCGGGGCGCCGACCTGGTGGTCTTCCCCGAGGCGACGATGGCCAGGTTCGGCGTTCCCCTGGCGCCGGTGGCCGAGCCGCTCGACGGGCCCTGGGCGAACGCGGTGCGGGAGATCGCCGAGCGCGCCGGGGTGCTGCTGGTGGCCGGGATGTTCACCCCGGGCGACCAGGGCCGGGTGCGCAACACCCTCCTGATCACCGGCCGTGGCGTGGACACCCACTACGACAAGCTGCATCTCTTCGACGCCTTCGACTTCGCCGAGTCCACCACCGTCGCCCCCGGCGACCGGCTGGTGACCGCGTCCCTCGACGGGCTGACGCTGGGCTTCGCCACCTGCTACGACGTGCGCTTCCCCGAGCTGTTCCAGCGGCTCGCCGGCCGGGGCGCCCGGGTCATGGTGCTGCCCGCCTCCTGGGGCGCGGGCCAGGGGAAGGCCGAGCAGTGGGAGGTGCTGGTGCGGGCCAGGGCGCTGGACAGCACCAGCTGGGTGCTGGCCGTCGGCCAGGCCGATCCGGCGTCGGTCGGCGAACCGCCGGCGACCTCGGCGCCCACCGGCATCGGGCACAGCATGGTGGTCTCGCCGCTCGGCGAGGTCGTCGCGCGGCTGGACGGCGCCCCAGGGCTGCTGGTCGCCGATCTGGACGAGGCCGCGACGGACGCTGCCAGGGCCGTCCTGCCCGTGCTCCGCAACCGGCGCACCGACCTGGGGTGA
- a CDS encoding SDR family oxidoreductase — MATHVITGAGSGIGAALAERLLARGDELWLWARNAGRAKELRERFPGAHTLVGDLAEPERLSWALGHQSPPDRVDSLTHSAGVVELGEVGELTPKVWQSVLAANLLAPAELTRLLLPQLRAAAGHVVFVNSGAGLNTSPGWGAYAASKHGLRALADALRGEERANGLRVTTVYPGRTATPMQRKVHQQEGRPYDPEVWIPPEAVAETVLTALDLPRGAEITDLRVRPTR, encoded by the coding sequence ATGGCGACACATGTGATCACAGGCGCGGGTTCGGGTATCGGCGCGGCCCTCGCGGAGCGGCTCCTCGCGCGCGGCGACGAGCTGTGGCTCTGGGCGAGGAACGCGGGGCGCGCGAAGGAGCTTCGGGAGCGCTTCCCCGGCGCGCACACCCTGGTGGGCGACCTCGCCGAGCCCGAGCGCCTCTCCTGGGCGCTGGGGCACCAGTCCCCGCCGGACCGGGTGGACTCGCTGACGCACAGCGCCGGCGTGGTCGAGCTCGGCGAGGTGGGGGAGTTGACGCCGAAGGTCTGGCAGTCGGTGCTCGCCGCCAACCTGCTGGCCCCGGCCGAGCTGACCCGGCTGCTGCTGCCCCAGCTGCGGGCAGCGGCCGGCCATGTGGTCTTCGTCAACTCGGGCGCCGGGCTCAACACCAGCCCGGGGTGGGGCGCCTACGCGGCCAGCAAACACGGTCTGCGCGCGCTCGCCGACGCGCTGCGCGGGGAGGAGCGGGCGAACGGGCTGCGCGTCACCACCGTCTATCCCGGGCGGACGGCCACCCCGATGCAGCGCAAGGTGCACCAGCAGGAGGGGCGCCCCTACGACCCGGAGGTCTGGATTCCGCCCGAGGCGGTGGCGGAGACCGTGCTCACCGCGCTCGACCTGCCGCGCGGCGCCGAGATCACCGATCTGCGGGTGCGCCCGACGCGTTGA
- a CDS encoding methionine synthase, whose amino-acid sequence MKFPWGPASATGVGSMPGEDAREAARTVAGELDSLLFLPELPARGPGADIVGRTAGLLAELYVRLEPSGWRIGDRPGRDTRRSRAWLREDLDAFEEFTQGYQGVVKVSALGPWSLAAALERRNGEAMLGDRGATRDVAESLAEGLAEHLAEVRRRVPGATVVTQFDEPSLPAVLAGRVRTASGYRTHRAVDRGAVQETLRRLVAVAGEAPVVVHCCAPGVPFELLRGAGAAAVSCDLALLTERDDEAVGEAVEGGVALFAGVLPGAGVAPGELSDPAGTVTSVRSLWRRLGLSPGLLSESVVVTPSCGLAGASPAYARAALAQCVRAARSLADNPE is encoded by the coding sequence ATGAAGTTCCCCTGGGGCCCGGCCTCGGCCACCGGAGTCGGTTCGATGCCGGGCGAGGACGCCAGGGAGGCGGCCCGCACGGTCGCCGGCGAGCTGGACTCGCTGTTGTTCCTCCCCGAGTTGCCCGCCCGTGGCCCGGGCGCCGACATCGTGGGCCGCACCGCGGGGCTGCTCGCCGAGCTGTATGTCCGCCTGGAGCCCAGCGGTTGGCGGATCGGTGACCGGCCCGGACGGGACACCCGCAGGTCCAGGGCGTGGCTGCGGGAGGACCTGGACGCCTTCGAGGAGTTCACCCAGGGCTACCAGGGCGTGGTCAAGGTGTCGGCGCTCGGCCCCTGGTCGCTGGCCGCCGCCCTTGAGCGTCGCAACGGCGAGGCGATGCTGGGCGATCGGGGCGCCACCAGGGACGTGGCCGAGTCGCTGGCCGAGGGGCTCGCCGAGCATCTCGCCGAGGTGCGGCGCCGGGTGCCGGGGGCCACGGTGGTGACCCAGTTCGACGAGCCATCGCTGCCCGCGGTGCTGGCCGGCCGGGTGCGCACCGCCAGCGGCTACCGCACCCACCGGGCGGTCGACAGGGGCGCCGTCCAGGAGACGCTGCGCCGGCTGGTGGCGGTCGCGGGCGAGGCGCCAGTGGTGGTGCACTGCTGCGCCCCGGGGGTGCCGTTCGAGCTGCTGCGCGGGGCCGGTGCCGCCGCGGTCTCGTGCGATCTGGCGCTGTTGACCGAGCGTGACGACGAGGCGGTCGGGGAGGCCGTCGAGGGCGGCGTGGCGCTGTTCGCCGGGGTGCTCCCCGGCGCCGGCGTCGCGCCCGGAGAATTGTCAGACCCGGCCGGTACTGTCACATCAGTCAGGTCGCTTTGGCGCAGGCTGGGGTTGTCGCCCGGGCTTCTCTCGGAGTCCGTGGTGGTCACCCCGTCCTGCGGGCTCGCTGGCGCCTCCCCGGCGTACGCGCGGGCCGCGTTGGCGCAGTGCGTCCGGGCGGCGAGATCCCTCGCGGACAACCCTGAGTGA
- the ligA gene encoding NAD-dependent DNA ligase LigA yields MAGERPLEDESSVPPEARERHARLAEQVEEHRFRYYVRTAVISDAAFDAILRELIALEEEHPALRTPDSPTQAVAGRYETEFTSVEHAERMLSLDNAFDDEELAAWEQRVSDELSGIPHHFLCELKVDGLAVNLTYEYGRLTRAATRGDGRTGEDITPNVRTIDEIPNRLLGERVPELVEIRGEVFFPMERFEELNARLVAAGEKPFANPRNAAAGSLRQKDPKVTAGRPLQMVVHGIGARRGFDIGRLSEAYELLAEWGLPTARASKVVTSLPEVREFVAYYGEHRHAVEHEIDGVVVKLDEIPLQGRLGHTSRAPRWAIAWKYPPEEVNTRLVDIRVGVGRTGRVTPYAVVDPVTVAGSEVEFATLHNQQVVKAKGVLIGDTVALRKAGDVIPEILGPVADLRDGSEREFVMPTACPECGTGLMPMKEGDIDLRCPNARSCPAQLRERIFYLAGRRCLDIDHFGYVAATALTQPLEPTAPPLLDEGRLFELTVEELLPIRSHVLDQDTGLPKTDPETGEPKVVTFFANQQGELKKNARAMLESIEVAKQRPLARIIAGLSIRHVGPVAAEALALEFRSLDRIAEATEEELAATEGVGPTIAASLKDWFAVDWHRDIVERWRAAGVRLAESGERADTPRPLAGVTAVVTGTLGSHTRDEAQDALRSRGAKVTGSVSKKTSFVVVGESPGSKFDKAMQLKVPVLDEDGFAVLLAQGPDAAREVALAPPEAEEGQEADAAPA; encoded by the coding sequence GTGGCTGGCGAACGACCCCTCGAAGACGAGTCGTCGGTGCCTCCCGAGGCGCGTGAGCGGCACGCCCGCCTGGCGGAGCAGGTGGAGGAGCACCGCTTCCGCTACTACGTGCGCACGGCGGTGATCAGCGACGCCGCCTTCGACGCGATACTGCGGGAGCTGATCGCGCTGGAGGAGGAGCACCCGGCGCTGCGCACCCCCGACTCGCCCACGCAGGCGGTCGCCGGCCGCTACGAGACGGAGTTCACCTCCGTCGAGCACGCGGAGCGCATGCTCTCCCTGGACAACGCCTTCGATGACGAGGAGCTGGCCGCCTGGGAGCAGCGGGTCTCCGACGAGCTGTCCGGCATCCCGCACCACTTCCTCTGCGAGCTGAAGGTGGACGGCCTCGCCGTCAACCTCACCTACGAGTACGGCCGGTTGACCAGGGCGGCCACCCGGGGCGACGGGCGCACGGGCGAGGACATCACGCCCAACGTCCGCACCATCGACGAGATCCCCAACCGCCTGCTGGGCGAGCGGGTCCCCGAGCTGGTGGAGATCAGGGGCGAGGTGTTCTTCCCGATGGAGCGGTTCGAGGAGCTGAACGCCCGGCTGGTCGCGGCCGGCGAGAAGCCCTTCGCCAACCCGAGGAACGCGGCGGCCGGTTCGCTCCGGCAGAAGGACCCCAAGGTCACGGCGGGACGCCCGCTACAGATGGTGGTGCACGGCATCGGCGCCCGCCGGGGCTTCGACATCGGCCGCCTCTCGGAGGCGTACGAGCTGCTGGCCGAGTGGGGCCTGCCGACGGCGCGGGCCAGCAAGGTGGTCACCTCGCTGCCCGAGGTGCGGGAGTTCGTCGCCTACTACGGCGAGCACCGGCACGCCGTGGAGCACGAGATCGACGGCGTGGTGGTCAAGCTCGACGAGATCCCGCTCCAGGGGCGGCTCGGCCACACCTCCAGGGCGCCGCGCTGGGCCATCGCCTGGAAGTACCCGCCGGAGGAGGTCAACACCCGGCTGGTGGACATCCGGGTGGGCGTGGGCCGCACGGGCCGGGTCACGCCCTACGCGGTGGTGGATCCGGTCACGGTGGCCGGCTCCGAGGTGGAGTTCGCCACGCTCCACAACCAGCAGGTCGTCAAGGCCAAGGGCGTGCTGATCGGGGACACCGTCGCGCTGCGCAAGGCGGGGGACGTGATCCCGGAGATCCTGGGCCCGGTCGCGGATCTCAGGGACGGCAGCGAGCGGGAGTTCGTGATGCCGACGGCCTGCCCCGAGTGCGGCACGGGGCTGATGCCGATGAAGGAGGGGGACATCGATCTGCGCTGCCCCAACGCCCGTTCCTGTCCGGCGCAGTTGCGGGAGCGGATCTTCTATCTGGCGGGCCGCCGATGCCTGGACATCGACCACTTCGGCTATGTCGCGGCCACCGCGCTCACCCAGCCGCTGGAGCCGACGGCGCCCCCGCTGCTGGACGAGGGCCGGCTCTTCGAGCTGACGGTGGAGGAGCTGCTGCCGATCAGGTCCCATGTGCTGGATCAGGACACGGGGCTGCCCAAGACGGATCCGGAGACGGGCGAGCCCAAGGTCGTCACGTTCTTCGCCAACCAGCAGGGCGAGTTGAAGAAGAACGCCCGGGCCATGCTGGAGAGCATCGAGGTGGCCAAGCAGCGGCCGTTGGCGCGGATCATCGCCGGTCTCTCCATCCGGCATGTGGGGCCGGTCGCCGCCGAGGCGCTGGCCCTCGAGTTCCGTTCGCTGGACCGGATCGCCGAGGCCACGGAGGAGGAGTTGGCCGCCACGGAGGGCGTGGGGCCGACGATCGCCGCCTCCCTGAAGGACTGGTTCGCGGTGGACTGGCATCGGGACATCGTGGAGCGCTGGCGGGCGGCCGGGGTGCGGCTGGCCGAGTCCGGTGAGCGGGCGGACACACCGCGTCCGCTCGCCGGCGTCACGGCCGTCGTGACGGGCACGCTCGGCAGCCACACCCGGGACGAGGCCCAGGACGCGCTGCGCTCCAGAGGAGCGAAAGTGACTGGATCTGTCTCCAAGAAGACGAGTTTTGTGGTGGTCGGGGAGAGTCCTGGATCAAAATTCGACAAAGCGATGCAGCTCAAGGTGCCAGTTCTGGACGAGGACGGTTTCGCCGTGCTGCTGGCACAGGGCCCGGACGCCGCTCGCGAGGTGGCGCTCGCGCCGCCCGAGGCCGAGGAGGGGCAGGAAGCCGACGCCGCGCCCGCCTGA
- a CDS encoding putative bifunctional diguanylate cyclase/phosphodiesterase — MQSAPLGRRISRRDDSRSRRYLRGAVLVIAVLLVLGGVRRVVEDGRSLFPSDEAGWGLGVLIGLVVAYFLALDRGRWLHGSSAGAALALATLLLYGWLPAVLVTVSMAAVIGVARVGPRRRPLHDGATEALGVGAAALVLAAFGTTPTVERPWSPADWGLESLPQLLLGACAYLLVVHTVHRLTVEPANGARALVTWPWPRDALVALALLCTTPLIAVVAVATPGLLPLFAVPLIVLDHTFWMARVRVEERLLDPLTGLPNRRWLLTRTDAVLREAAGEGRRVGLILIDLDSFRSVNDTLGHLTGDRLLLLIADRIRAGLPAGASAARLGGDEFAILLPHAGSATAAQRTARTLISALNAPLELDGLSLLVEASAGVAVFPEHACEAEGLLRRADVAMYLAKRDRSEVEVYEASRDGNTPDRLALLGDLRRALDAGEVELHYQPKVRFDGVVAGLEALVRWNHPVRGKVPPDEFIAIAEASGLMPRLTEHVLESALRQVARWRAAGLTVPVAVNVSPRDVHAPGFAGAVAARLARHRVPPDALQLEITEHVMLEDPHHAADTLAALAGHGVRMSLDDFGTGYSSLVHLRKLPVSELKIDRSFVARLVLDAQDAEIVRCTVDLAHSLGLVVVAEGVEDDETWERLRDLGCDAVQGWLVAAAMPVDEATSWLRARDTEAPEAERAARALPAGRPHGQPAGRAPTC; from the coding sequence ATGCAGTCAGCCCCGCTGGGGAGACGGATCTCGCGGCGTGACGACTCCAGGTCACGCCGGTACCTCAGGGGTGCCGTGCTCGTCATCGCGGTGCTGCTGGTCCTCGGCGGCGTCAGACGCGTCGTGGAGGACGGCAGATCGCTCTTCCCCTCGGACGAGGCGGGCTGGGGCCTCGGCGTCCTCATCGGCCTTGTGGTCGCCTACTTCCTCGCCCTGGACCGGGGCCGCTGGCTCCACGGCAGCAGCGCGGGAGCCGCGCTGGCGCTGGCCACGCTGCTGCTCTACGGCTGGCTGCCCGCCGTCCTGGTCACGGTGTCCATGGCCGCGGTCATCGGTGTGGCCCGCGTCGGGCCCAGGCGCCGGCCGCTGCACGACGGCGCGACCGAGGCGCTCGGGGTGGGGGCCGCGGCCCTGGTGCTGGCCGCCTTCGGCACCACGCCGACCGTGGAGCGGCCCTGGAGCCCGGCGGACTGGGGCCTGGAGAGCCTCCCGCAGCTGCTCCTCGGCGCCTGCGCCTACCTGCTCGTCGTCCATACCGTGCACCGGCTGACCGTCGAACCGGCCAACGGCGCGCGGGCGTTGGTCACCTGGCCGTGGCCGCGCGACGCCCTGGTGGCCCTCGCCCTGCTGTGCACCACCCCGCTGATCGCCGTGGTCGCCGTCGCCACCCCCGGGCTGCTGCCGCTCTTCGCCGTCCCGCTGATCGTCCTCGACCACACCTTCTGGATGGCCAGGGTCCGCGTCGAGGAGCGGCTGCTCGATCCGCTCACCGGGCTGCCCAACCGCCGCTGGCTGCTGACCCGCACCGACGCCGTGCTGCGCGAGGCCGCCGGCGAGGGGCGTCGTGTCGGGCTGATCCTGATCGACCTGGACAGCTTCCGTTCGGTCAACGACACATTGGGCCATCTCACCGGCGACCGACTGCTGTTGTTGATCGCCGACCGGATCCGGGCCGGGCTGCCGGCCGGCGCCTCGGCCGCCCGGCTCGGCGGCGACGAGTTCGCCATCCTGCTGCCGCACGCGGGCTCCGCCACGGCGGCGCAGCGCACCGCGCGCACCCTGATCAGCGCCCTGAACGCGCCGCTCGAACTGGACGGCCTCAGCCTCCTGGTCGAGGCGAGCGCCGGGGTCGCCGTCTTCCCCGAGCACGCGTGCGAGGCCGAGGGCCTGCTGCGCCGCGCCGATGTGGCGATGTACCTCGCCAAGCGGGACCGCAGCGAGGTCGAGGTCTACGAGGCCAGCCGCGACGGCAACACGCCCGACCGGCTGGCCCTGTTGGGCGATCTGCGCCGGGCCCTCGACGCCGGCGAGGTGGAGCTGCACTACCAGCCCAAGGTGCGGTTCGACGGGGTGGTCGCCGGTCTTGAGGCGCTGGTCCGCTGGAACCACCCGGTGCGCGGAAAGGTTCCTCCTGACGAGTTCATCGCGATCGCCGAGGCGTCCGGGCTGATGCCCCGACTCACGGAGCACGTCCTGGAGTCGGCCCTGCGGCAGGTCGCCCGCTGGCGCGCCGCCGGCCTCACCGTCCCGGTCGCCGTCAACGTCTCGCCCCGCGACGTGCACGCGCCCGGCTTCGCCGGCGCGGTCGCCGCGCGGCTGGCCCGTCACCGGGTGCCGCCCGACGCCCTCCAGCTGGAGATCACCGAACACGTGATGCTGGAGGACCCGCACCACGCCGCCGACACCCTCGCCGCGCTGGCCGGGCACGGCGTCCGGATGTCCCTCGACGACTTCGGCACCGGCTACTCCTCCCTCGTCCACCTGCGCAAACTCCCGGTCAGCGAGCTGAAGATCGACCGCTCCTTCGTGGCCAGGCTGGTCCTGGACGCGCAGGACGCCGAGATCGTCCGCTGCACGGTGGATCTGGCGCACTCCCTGGGCCTGGTGGTGGTCGCCGAGGGCGTGGAGGACGACGAGACCTGGGAGCGGCTGCGCGATCTGGGCTGCGACGCGGTCCAGGGCTGGCTGGTCGCGGCGGCGATGCCGGTCGACGAGGCCACCTCCTGGCTGCGCGCCCGGGACACCGAGGCCCCCGAGGCCGAGCGCGCGGCCCGTGCGCTGCCCGCCGGCCGGCCGCACGGACAGCCCGCGGGGCGTGCGCCCACGTGCTGA
- the gatC gene encoding Asp-tRNA(Asn)/Glu-tRNA(Gln) amidotransferase subunit GatC, whose product MPGITREEVAHLAKLARLELTAEELEHFAGQLDDIIGAVARVSDVASQDVPPTSHPLPLTNVMRADEVRPGLTPAQALAGAPAQEQQRFKVPQILGEE is encoded by the coding sequence ATGCCCGGCATCACGCGCGAGGAGGTCGCCCACCTCGCCAAGCTGGCGCGTCTGGAGCTTACGGCCGAGGAGCTAGAGCACTTCGCCGGACAACTCGACGACATCATCGGCGCGGTCGCCCGCGTCTCCGACGTCGCCTCCCAGGACGTTCCGCCGACCTCCCACCCGCTGCCGCTCACCAACGTGATGCGTGCCGACGAGGTCCGTCCCGGCCTCACCCCGGCCCAGGCCCTCGCCGGCGCGCCGGCGCAGGAGCAGCAGCGTTTCAAGGTGCCCCAGATCCTGGGGGAGGAGTGA
- the gatA gene encoding Asp-tRNA(Asn)/Glu-tRNA(Gln) amidotransferase subunit GatA: protein MADLIRLTAAELATAVADGTASSVEITQAHLDRVDAVDEKVHAFLHVDREGAIAQAKAVDERRAAGERLGPLAGVPLALKDIFTTEGVPTTVGSKILEGWIPPYDATVTKRLKAAGVVILGKTNMDEFAMGSSTENSAFGPTGNPWDLTRIPGGSGGGSAASLASFQAPLAIGTDTGGSIRQPASVTGTVGVKPTYGGVSRYGMVAFSSSLDQGGPCARTVLDAALLHQVIAGHDPLDSTSIDAPVPDVVAAARGGSVAGLRIGVVKEFRGEGYQAGVLQRFDESVELLRELGAEIVEVSCPSFDLALAAYYLIAPSECSSNLARFDAMRYGLRIGDDGTRSAEEVTALTREAGFGPEVKRRVMLGTYALSSGYYDAYYGSAQKVRTLVTRDFERAFADVHVLISPTTPTTAFPIGERADDPMAMYRADLCTIPVNLAGNAAMSLPCGLAPEDGLPVGLQIIAPAMADDRLYRVGAAVEAGFQARWGHPILEEVPAL from the coding sequence ATGGCAGACCTGATCCGGCTCACCGCCGCCGAGTTGGCCACCGCCGTCGCGGACGGCACGGCCAGCTCCGTCGAGATCACCCAGGCCCATCTGGACCGCGTCGACGCCGTGGACGAGAAGGTGCACGCCTTCCTGCACGTCGACCGCGAGGGCGCCATCGCCCAGGCGAAGGCCGTCGACGAGCGCCGCGCCGCCGGGGAGCGGCTCGGCCCGCTGGCCGGCGTGCCGCTGGCGCTCAAGGACATCTTCACCACCGAGGGCGTGCCCACCACGGTCGGCTCGAAGATCCTTGAGGGGTGGATCCCGCCCTACGACGCCACGGTGACCAAGCGCCTCAAGGCGGCCGGCGTGGTGATCCTCGGCAAGACCAACATGGACGAGTTCGCCATGGGCTCCTCCACCGAGAACAGCGCCTTCGGCCCCACCGGCAACCCGTGGGACCTCACCCGCATCCCCGGCGGCTCCGGCGGCGGTTCGGCGGCCTCCCTGGCGTCCTTCCAGGCGCCGTTGGCCATCGGCACCGACACCGGCGGCTCCATCCGGCAGCCCGCTTCCGTCACCGGCACGGTCGGCGTCAAGCCCACCTACGGCGGCGTCTCGCGCTACGGCATGGTGGCCTTCTCCTCCTCGCTCGACCAGGGCGGCCCCTGCGCCCGCACGGTCCTGGACGCGGCGCTGCTGCACCAGGTGATCGCCGGCCACGACCCGCTGGACTCGACGTCCATCGACGCCCCGGTGCCCGATGTGGTGGCGGCGGCGCGCGGCGGCTCGGTGGCCGGGCTGCGGATCGGCGTGGTCAAGGAGTTCCGTGGCGAGGGCTACCAGGCCGGGGTGCTCCAGCGCTTCGACGAGTCCGTCGAGCTGCTGCGCGAGCTGGGCGCCGAGATCGTCGAGGTGTCCTGTCCCTCGTTCGATCTGGCGCTCGCCGCCTACTACCTGATCGCGCCCTCCGAGTGCTCGTCGAACCTGGCCAGGTTCGACGCGATGCGCTACGGGCTGCGGATCGGCGACGACGGCACCAGGTCGGCCGAGGAGGTCACCGCGCTCACCCGCGAGGCCGGCTTCGGGCCCGAGGTCAAGCGCCGCGTGATGCTGGGCACCTACGCGCTGTCCTCCGGCTACTACGACGCCTACTACGGCAGCGCCCAGAAGGTCCGGACGCTGGTCACCCGCGACTTCGAGCGGGCGTTCGCCGATGTGCATGTGCTGATCTCGCCCACCACCCCGACGACGGCCTTCCCGATCGGCGAGCGCGCCGACGACCCGATGGCCATGTACCGGGCCGACCTCTGCACCATCCCGGTCAACCTGGCGGGCAACGCCGCCATGTCCCTGCCCTGTGGCCTCGCGCCTGAGGACGGTCTGCCCGTGGGGCTCCAGATCATCGCCCCCGCGATGGCCGACGACCGCCTCTATCGCGTCGGAGCCGCCGTCGAGGCGGGATTCCAGGCACGCTGGGGTCATCCGATCCTTGAGGAGGTACCAGCACTGTGA
- the gatB gene encoding Asp-tRNA(Asn)/Glu-tRNA(Gln) amidotransferase subunit GatB yields the protein MTVTDLVSYEDALASYDPVMGLEVHVELGTKTKMFCGCATTLGADPNAQTCPTCLGLPGALPVVNAVGVESAVRIGLALDCEIAEWCRFARKNYFYPDMPKNFQTSQYDEPIAFNGHLDVQLADGEVFRVGIERAHMEEDTGKSTHIGGATGRIHGASHSLLDYNRAGIPLIEIVTKPIEGAGERAPEVARAYVAELRELIRALGVSEARMEMGQLRCDVNLSLRPHGREAFGTRSETKNVNSLRSVERAVRFEAQRHATVLDGGGLIIQETRHFHEENGTTTSGRVKEEAEDYRYFPEPDLVPVAPDRAWVEELRAELPELPLARRNRLRADWGISAHEMQSALNAGAVELIVATIDAGADAASARKWWLGELARRANEQGTDLSALPITPAQVARVTALVAEGALNDKLARATIEGVLAGEGDPDTVVERRGLRIVSDDGALGKAVDEAIEANAPIADKVRAGKVAAAGALVGAVMKATRGQADAARARQLILERLGVTE from the coding sequence GTGACCGTCACCGACCTGGTGTCGTACGAGGACGCGCTGGCGTCCTACGACCCCGTCATGGGCCTTGAGGTCCATGTCGAGCTGGGCACCAAGACCAAGATGTTCTGCGGCTGCGCCACCACCCTCGGCGCCGATCCCAACGCGCAGACCTGCCCCACCTGCCTCGGTCTGCCCGGGGCGCTGCCGGTGGTCAACGCCGTCGGCGTGGAGTCGGCCGTGCGGATCGGCCTCGCCCTCGACTGCGAGATCGCCGAGTGGTGCCGCTTCGCCCGGAAGAACTACTTCTATCCGGACATGCCGAAGAACTTCCAGACCTCGCAGTACGACGAGCCGATCGCGTTCAACGGACATCTGGACGTCCAGCTGGCCGACGGCGAGGTCTTCCGGGTGGGCATCGAGCGGGCCCATATGGAGGAGGACACCGGCAAGTCCACGCATATCGGCGGCGCCACCGGCCGGATCCATGGCGCCTCGCACTCCCTGCTCGACTACAACCGGGCCGGCATCCCGTTGATCGAGATCGTCACCAAGCCGATCGAGGGCGCCGGCGAGCGGGCGCCCGAGGTGGCCCGCGCCTATGTCGCCGAGCTGCGCGAGCTGATCAGGGCGCTGGGCGTCTCCGAGGCCCGGATGGAGATGGGGCAGCTGCGCTGCGACGTCAACCTCTCGCTGCGCCCGCACGGCCGGGAGGCGTTCGGCACCCGCAGCGAGACCAAGAACGTCAACTCGCTGCGCAGCGTGGAGCGCGCGGTGCGGTTCGAGGCCCAGCGGCACGCCACCGTGCTCGACGGCGGCGGCCTCATCATCCAGGAGACGCGGCACTTCCACGAGGAGAACGGCACCACCACCTCGGGCCGGGTCAAGGAGGAGGCGGAGGACTACCGCTACTTCCCCGAGCCCGATCTGGTGCCGGTGGCCCCCGACCGCGCCTGGGTCGAGGAGCTGCGGGCCGAGCTGCCCGAGCTGCCGCTCGCGCGCCGCAACCGGCTGCGCGCCGACTGGGGCATCTCGGCGCACGAGATGCAGTCGGCGCTGAACGCGGGCGCCGTCGAGCTGATCGTCGCCACCATCGACGCCGGTGCCGACGCCGCCTCGGCGCGCAAGTGGTGGCTGGGCGAGCTGGCCCGCCGCGCCAACGAGCAGGGCACCGATCTCTCGGCGCTGCCCATCACCCCGGCGCAGGTGGCCCGGGTCACCGCGCTGGTGGCCGAGGGGGCGCTCAACGACAAGCTGGCGCGCGCCACCATCGAGGGCGTGCTGGCCGGCGAGGGCGATCCGGACACCGTGGTCGAGCGGCGAGGGCTGCGCATCGTCTCCGACGACGGCGCCCTCGGGAAGGCGGTGGACGAGGCCATCGAGGCCAACGCGCCCATCGCCGACAAGGTCAGGGCCGGCAAGGTCGCGGCGGCCGGCGCGCTGGTCGGCGCCGTGATGAAGGCGACGCGCGGGCAGGCCGACGCGGCCAGGGCCAGGCAGCTGATCCTGGAGCGGCTCGGCGTGACGGAGTAG